A window of Blautia argi genomic DNA:
CATCCGATTTCCAGCACCCGGTTCTCCCTGTCCAAAAAAGCCAAAGAGCGCTTTACTGTTTTTTTGTAGGCATTCTTATAGACATTTAAAACCTGTTTGTCAAACTCCCTGGAACGTCTGTCCCAAAAGTCAGAACCATCTTTTTGCTTCATACCGTCCACTCCCTTCCAATCATTTTAAAAACATACGCAAAAACTGTTTTTTTACTTTTGTATAGGGTTGATACCGCACAGGTAAATCCAGATAATTTCCCTTTTTCACTATACTTTTTCTGTGACTGAAGGTATCAAAACTCTTTTTTCCATGATAGCTTCCCATTCCGCTTGCTCCCACGCCGCCAAAGCCCATATACGGTGTTGCAAGATGAATAATGGTATCATTGATGCAGCCGCCGCCAAAAGAAAGATTTTTCAAAATTCTCTGTTCTGTTGCTTTATTTGTAGTAAAGAGATAAAGCGCCAGAGGTTTTTCCCTGCTGCTGATAAAGTCTTCCGCTTCCTCTATGGAAGCATAGGTCAGAACCGGAAGCACCGGACCGAAAATTTCCTCCTGCATCACAGGGGCGTCCGAAGAAACTTTCTCCAGTATGGTAGGGGCTATCTGCAGGCTCTCTTCCCTGCCATAGCCTCCTTCTGCAATTTTTTCTCCCTGCAAAAGGTCTAACACCCGGTCATAATGCTTTTTGTTTATCATTCTGGGATAATCAGGATTGTCCAGAGGGTTCTCTCCCAGCATCTGATGTATCCATGCTTTTACATACTTAAGAAACGGCTCCTTTACCGTTTCCTGTACCAGAAGATAATCCGGCGCCACACAGGTCTGACCGCTGTTTAAATATTTTCCGAACACCAGACGCTTTGCCGCCATTTTTAAATCCGCAGTTTCATCTACAATACAGGGACTTTTTCCTCCCAGCTCCAGTGTCACCGGAGTCAGATGCACGGCTGCCTTTTCAAGCACAAGCCGACCCACTGCCTTTCCTCCGGTAAAGAAAATATAGTCAAAGCGTTGCTCCAAGAGAAGGCTGTTTTCTTCTCTGCCTCCCTCTACCACTGCTACAAACTCCGGCGGAAAAAGAAAAGAAAGCAGCTCTTTGAGTACAGCCGATGTATGGGGTGCATAGGCTGAGGGCTTTACCACACAGCAGTTTCCTGCCGCAATGGCGCCAATCAGCGGCTCCATGCACAGCATAAAAGGATAATTCCAGGGGGACATAATCAGCACGACACCATATGGTTCTGTCACCTCAAAGCTCTTTGCCGGAAACTGGGCCAGAGGCGTAAAAACGGGACATGGCTTTGCCCAGTCTGAAACCTTTTTTTTCACATAGGACAATTCTGAAAGGGTCATTCCCACCTCTGTCATATAAGACTCAAATTCTGATTTTCCAAGGTCAGCCAAAAGCGCCTGATGAATCTTCTTTTCATAGGAATAAATTCCCTTCTCAAGCCTTTCCAGAGATTTTTTCCGAAAAGTCAGAGATTTGGTCACTCCCTTCTGAAAAAATGCTCTCTGCTTTTGTACCAGATAAGCCATCTCCATGCTCTGTACCCTCCTGCCTGCTTTCTATCCCTCTACAATCAGATACTGTCCGTTTGGCAGAGGAAAAACCTCGCTTGCGTCCTCCAGTTCCTCCATGGACATATCCTCCACATCCATACCGTTTTCTTCAAAATATTCCCTGACTTCCTTTAAAGAATCCACAACAACTGCCATGCAATCCTCTAAAAATGCTTCTGCCTCTTCTTCGGTTTCTGCCACAGGCTCGGTAAAAAGCTGCTCCTGATTTCTCAAAAATGTTAAAATGCACTCTTCGCTGTATTCATTCATACCAATTTCCTCCCTGTTCTATTATTTTTTCCAATACCGCTTCCACGGTTTGAGCGGTTCTTCCTGCTGTCTGCCGAACTTCCTTCTTGGCGCTGCCCACTGCAAAGCCATAGGCGACCTCCTGCAACATTTCCAAATCATTAAAGTTATCCCCAAAAGCTGCACATTCCTCCTCCGTTATGAGAAGATGTCTTTTCAGCACCCGAATCCCATTGCCCTTATCTGCACTCATAGGCATCATATCCAGCCAGGAAAGCCCTGAGGTCACCACAGTTGCTCTGTCCCCAAAGGCTTTTTTCCAAAAAGGTGCAATAAACTCTGCACTGTTTTCCTCATATACGGAAATCTTAATCATATCCTCAGGTACCTGAAAAATATCCGGCAGAATGGTTGTGTTATTTTTCACAAAATCAATCATATATTTCCGGAAATCCTCTGTCTTTGGCTGCAGATAAACCGTTTTCTCTCCGGAAACTACCAGCTCTGCCCGTTCTTTCTTCAATATGCTATGCAGGATTTCCTCTGCCAATTCCCGCTCAAAAACATCTTTATGTAAAATTTTCCCTTTATAGACAACCATTGCCCCGTTTTCGCAAACATAGGCAATTTCGTCACAGACCGGTTCAAACAGCCGTCTGAGATTTGTATACTGTCTTCCGCTGGCTGCCACAAACAGAATTCCCATTTTTTTCAGTTGCTTTATCTGCTCTATCACGGTGTCAGAAAGGGTTCTTGCACCATTTTGGAGAAGCGTTCCGTCTAAATCACTGGCTATGAGCTTTATCATTTTTCTACCTCTCCTTTTCCTTCCCTTTTGCAAAATCCAGAATTTCACCGGGACGATCCACGATTTTATCCGCGTGATGCTCTTCCAGCTCTTTTCTTGGACGAAAGCCCCAGGTTACGCCTATGGTAAACATTCCCGCTGCCTTTCCGGTATCCATATCTGTATTGGTATCTCCGCAGTAAATACACTCTTTTGGAGAAATCTGAAATTCCTCTGCAATGGCAAGGGCTCCTACAGGAGAAGGCTTTCTCGGAATGTTCGCTGTCTGCCCCTGCACCTTGTGAAATCTGTCTTTTCCGAAAATTCTCTCCACAACTTCTACTGCTGCTTCATGTGGTTTATTAGAAAAAACAGCTATTTTGATCCCCTGCTCCTTTAATCCGTCTAAAAGTTCTAAAATTCCATCAAAAGGCTTTACATGGTAAAAAGGATTCTCTCCAAACCATTTCCGATACAAAACCCGCACTGCCTCATAATCCGCCTGCGCTCCTCCTGGAACTGCCTGCAGCATTCTTCTTACCAGCTCGTCAGCCCCGTCCCCTGCATAAAAGTTATAGGACTCTACCGGAAGCTCCTCCAGATGAAAATGCCGCAGGGTCTTATTTCCCACATAGGCGATGGACTCCACCGTATCTGCAATGGTTCCGTCCAGGTCAAAAATACAAGCCTTATACATGTCTTACCACTCCTTTATCTCTATTCCCAGCTTTTTGCATTCCTGATACAACCTTGCCAGGGGCAGGCCCACTACATTGTTGTAATCTCCGTGAATTTCTTTTATGAAAATTGCGAATCTCCCCTGGATTCCATAAGCGCCCGCCTTATCCATGGACTCTCCTGTTTCCACATAAGCCCGGATTTCTTCTTCTGTCATGGTATAAAAGCAAACCTGCGTTTTCTCATAAAAGGTATGGACACGTTCTGTTTTCCCTTCTCTTTCCATAAGGGTAACTCCGGTATAAACCTGGTGCTCCTTCCCCTGAAGCATACGCAGCATCTGCACGGCCTCTTCCTTGCCCGAGGGCTTTCCCAGAATCTCCCCTTCTGCGGCAACTACGGTATCTGCGCCAATAACCAGAACATCTCCTTTTGTTTTCATATAAATATCACGGCATTTTAACAGAGATAATTCCTCTACCGCCTCTCCCGGATCTGTGGCAGTTATGTGTTCCTCTGCCTGGCTTGGCTTTACAAGAAAAGGAATTCCTGCCTGCGACAGCAGTTCCCGCCGTCTTGGTGATGCGCTTGCAAGTATAATTTCTTTCATTGTCTGCTCCTTTTTTGCAGTATGAAATCTCTTCTGGTGTACTGCATAATAAAAGTATATCTTGACTTTTTGTGAAGCGCAACCTCTTTTTTGAACCCAGAAACGGTTCGAAGCCATATTACCGCAGCCCCTTATGCCGCTACAATCATTTTTTTCACCGGTCTGCCTCCTGAATATAGCTGTGCATAGACCTGTTCACATTTTTTGAATTTACGGAAGGTTTCTTTTGCCTCGCACTCATTGCAATATACTTTCCAGCAGCCGCAACACTTGCAGTTTCTTCCCTTGTTTTCCATAAATCCTTTTACGTCCTCCCTGGGATATCCCAGAAACAATCCGATTTCGTGGGGAAATTTTTCTCCGCTTAAAAGTCTTTCTTTCAGACAGACCAGAGCTTGCAGATACTGTTCATACACATATCCCTCTGCTTCCAGTATTTCCCGTGTTTCCCGACAGCTTAAATCCTGTATAAGACGGCTCTTTCTGTACACATAAAGAAGCGCCCTTTTTTCATGAAAACGCATAACCATAAGATCCAGTCCCTTTTCCCGGAAAACCTGCTGCCACTTCTGCAAGGTTTCCTTTAATTCCTCCATGCTTTCCCAGGGATACCAGAAAAGGTTTGCGGTCTTCAGCCCCCGCAAGGGTAGGCGCACTGTGTCGAATCAAAAATTCGTCAAGCATGAATCACACCTCCCTTAATATCCTCCAAAACAGACTGCAGCGCAGCCGTACTTGCCCTGTGTATTCTCACAATGGGAATTTTATTTCGTTTGGCCTCCTGGGAGGCATTCATCACCATTTTGTGAGAAACCGTATTGGTAAACATTAAAAGCAAATCCGGACACCCCATTTTTTTCTTAATAGAACCATGTTCCTTTACAAACACCTTTGCCTTACACCCATAATTCTCACAGAGATTTTCATATCTGGTTACCATTCGTTCATTTCCTCCGATAATAATTACAATACTCATTTCTTCTCTTCCTCCTGTTACTATTCTTCCATATTTTTTCGCCTTCATACCACTATTTAATTAGTCAAAACTAACCTATTATCAAAACGAAAGCAATGAAAAACAGAATTACAGAATTTCTTTGCCTAAATTAGTTAAGACTAACTTTTTTTATATTTCTATCATACGGATTTCTTCTATTCTGTCAATAGTTTTTTGGGAATTTTAGATAAAATTAATGAAAAAACCTCTTTCTTCTCCTTATAAAAAGGATTATAATGGAGAACATATAGAGTATGGAAGTAAAACTCAGAAAGGATAAGAGTATGGGAAATTTCGGAAAAAAACTTTTAGGTATGGGCGCTTTAGGCGCAGCAGCCGGAGCTGCAGCTTATTATTTTATGAAAAAGAAAAATGAGAACCCGGATTTACAGGAAGAGTTTGCTGATTTTCAGGACAACTTAAAAGAAACAGCTGCTTCTGCTGCAGGTGTGGCTTCCACCTTCAAAAAAGTCATGGAAAAATCTGTGGATGAGGCAGTAAGCAAGGTCAAAGAACACACAGATGATTTTCTTGATGATGATATTTTTGAAGAAGAGGATTTTACTGACGCAGTAAAAGATGCGGTTGAAGATACCGTGAAAGATACCGCAAAAAAAGCGGAGGATATCAAAAAAGAGGTTAAAGAAACAGCAGAAAATTTCACACAGGAGATAAAGGACGCTGTGCAGAAAGCAAAAGAAGAACCGGAAGTATAATCCGGTATACCAAAGAGGGAGGATATAAAATAATGAACAACCAGTTATTTGAACAGGCAAAAAACGATGATATTCTGTCAAAGGAGCTGATTTCTTTTCTTCTGGAAACCATGGAATACAATCGCCTGAGCTTTATCAACGATGCTGTAGAGATTTTGAAAATTCTGAAAATCCGAATTGAGCGCGGAGATAAAATTACAGATGCGGTTTCTCACCAGATTTACAATCTGCCGGACTTTAAAAGCTTTGTCCGTGAGCATTTCTCTTCTTATGTTTACAATGAAGTCTTTTCCTCAAAAGGAGAAAAAAGCTATTTCTGTCTGGAACCTTGCGAGGGTGGTTATGAGCTGGTTCTCTCTGATAAGGATAGCAAGGTGTACAAGTGGATTTCCAGCCTGAATGAGAAATTTTCTCTGGTGTATATGATAGCCACAAAAGTTGTGTACATAAAAAATGTAAAAGCGAAAACTTATGCTCCGTTTTTATCCTCCAACGGGAAATACTGCCGCTATGATGAAAGCGTAGGGAAAATTCTGGAAATCTGATATAAAGAAAAAAGGGGATCCCATGGAATTTCAGTCACAGGATACCCTTTTTCTATTTATTTTCTTCTATTTTCTTTAAAATATATCTTTTATACTTCAAAAATTCCTGTGTCAGATTAAAATCCTCTGACCTTGGCTTTGGTTCTTTGATAACAAGCTCTTCTGTGATTCTTCCCGGATTTCCTGTGAGGAGATAAATCCGGTCTGCCAACAAAATGGCTTCGTCTATATCATGAGTGATAAAAATTGTGGACAGATGAATCTGCTCCATAACCTGAAGATACCATTTGTGCATAGCGCTCTTGGTCAGGGTATCCAAAGCAGAAAAAGGCTCATCTAAAAGTGCGATTTTCCTGGAAAACATATAGGTTCTGAGAAGGGCTGCTCTCTGTCGCATACCTCCGGACAGTTGAACCGGATATTTTTTCTGAGTACCCTCCAGCCCAAATTCCTGAAAATAAGGCTGTACCAGCTTTCTCGCTTGTTTTTTCTTCTCTCCCCTGATAATCAGGGGCAAAGCCACATTATCCTCAATGGTGCGATAGGGCAGAAGCAAATCCTTTTGAAGCATATAGCTGACCTGCCCCGGCCTACCTGTAATGTCCTCACCGTCTAAAAGCACCTGCCCGCTGTCTGGCTTTAAGATACCGGAAATCACATTAAACAGTGTCGTTTTGCCTCCTCCGCTGACTCCCAGAAGTGCAACCAGTTCCTTATCCCCCAGATGAAGGGACACGTTTTCTAAAACCCTTTTGTCTTCAAAGGTTTTTGTCACATGGGAAACCTCTAGCTGTGCCATATCTGATGCCGCCTTTCTCTTTCTTATTCCGGAAGATAGTCATTGGAAAATCCTGCATTCTCCGGTATTTTTGCTTCAGAAAGACCGTTTTCATTCAGCCAGTCATAAAAGGCATTCCAGCGCTCCGGATCCATATATCCCCAACGCTCCTCCTCTGCCTTATACTGGTCTGCCAGGTATTTCTGGCTTGCCTTCACCAGTTCGCTGTCCAGCTCCGGTGATGCCTTGCAGAGAAGCTCTGCTGCCTGTTCCGGTTCTTCAATAGCAAATTCATATCCTTTTTTTTACTGCTCTTAAAAACGCTTTTGCCGCATCGGGATTTTCCTTTAAAAAGTCATTATTAGCAATAATAACAGGCGTATAATAGTCAAACACTGGATTGAGATCCTTAAAGGCAAAATAATCGGTATCCAGCTTTGCCACCTCTGTTGCCACGCCTCCCCAGGCATAGAACACCCAGATTGCGTCCACAGATTTTGTCTTTAATGCGGAAACCTCATCAGTCACTGTGCTTGGAATCAGCTCTACCTTACTGAAATCACCGCCATCTCCTTCTACAACATTCTTCATCATGGCCTTTTCGATAGGCGCGTCCCAGGTGGCATATTTCTTTCCTTCCAGTCCCTTTGGGGAATCCATACCCTCTCCCTTTCTGGAAATAATACCTGAGGTATTGTGCTGCACTACGGCTGCTATGGCAGTATTGGGAAGAGCATTCTCTCCGGTCACCCCCGGCGCCATGGTATCCTGAAAAGAGATGCCAAGCTGAGCTTTCCCGGAGGCAACCAACGCATCTGCCCCATCCTCCGGCGGCTGTACAATCTCCACATCCAGTCCCTCTTCTTTAAAATACCCCTTTTCCTCTGCCACATACAGTCCCGTATGATTGGTATTGGGCGTCCAGTCCAATACAAAGGTCAGTTTTTCTTCTTTGCTCTCTTTATTATCCTCTGTTCCTGCTGCTTGACTGCTGCTTTTACAACCGGTCAGGACTGCAAGCATGGTCACACACAGAGCTGCTGCTAACCATTTTTTCTTCATCTGTTTTTCTCCTCTTTCTTATTTGACATGCTCCCAGGGCATGGATTTTCTCTGAAGAAACTCCACCAGCTTCATAAGCAGAAGACTGATAATGGAAATCAGAAAAATCACGGCAAACATTTTATCATAGGCAAATGCCTTTTTTACTCTGGTCATATAAACGCCAAGTCCGCTGAAGCCACCCAGCCATTCTGAAATCACAGCGCCTACCACAGAGTAGGACACGGAGATTCTGAGGCTTGCAAAAAAATGACTTCTTGCACCCGGAAGCTTAATATAGCGGAATATCTGAAATTCCCCGGCGCCCATGGAACGCATGAGATTTATCATATCCTTATCTGCAGACCGAAAGCCGTCCAAAAGCCCCACAGTAATCGGAAAAAAGGTTACCACTACAATGAGAATTACCTTTGGAAGCATTTCATATCCAAACCACAGTACCAAAAGAGGTGCAATGGCGACTGTGGGGATGGTCTGTGTCAGAACAATCAGGGGATAAAAGGCCTTGTATACCTTATCGAACCGTTCCATAATTACGGCCATAAGAAAGCCCACCGAAATTCCACAGAAAAGTCCCAGTGCAGCCTCTAAAAGAGTTACTCTGGCATGTTCCATTAAAAGTCTGAAATCTCCTGCAAAGGCTTTCACCACATCAATCGGCGACGGCAGCATAAAATCAGGAATCAGCCCTGCCATGGAAACTGCCTGCCATAAGATAAGAAGCACTGTCACTGCGGACACTGTCCAAAATTTACTGGTGGTGTTTCGTAACTTTTCTTTCAATACTCAGCACATCTCCTTCCGGCTTATAGCTGACCTTGATGTAAGCAGCTACAGACGGAGCTCCTGCTTTCACTGCAATATGCTGACATTCCTTTACAATGTCCATAAGCTCATCATAGTCCCCTTCAATCGTGGTTTCAAAAGGTCCTACATAATAATTGTTTCCTGTGCTTTTGATGTAGGCAATCACCTCATCAACAATACGGATTAATTCCTCGTCGTCCTTTGCCTCCGGCAATGTCTGAATTGCTACACTTGCGTTCATCTTGTTTTCCTCCTTTGTTTTAGGGTATAAAGAAGAATCTCGCCTGTGAGATTCTCCTATGAAACAAAAAATCCCTTCAGGGATTACCTGATGGGATTTACGTCTGTATCTGAATCTGCAAATTTTACAAACTGCTTCCTACGCCGGCATTATCCGAATCAGGTATGAGGGTCTAAAACGAATCTGGTTTTATTCTCAGCCGGACTTTCTCCAGCTCCCCTTGCAATGTTCAGTTTACTGTATTTACGGTTTTCTGTCAACCTCTTTCCTTCTGTCTTCTGTTTCTTCGCAGGACCAGATTTTCTTAAGCTTCTGCATGGCTTCTGTAATCTCCTCTTCTGTCAGACAGGCATAACCCAGAAGCACTTTTGCACCCGGATTTCTTGTTTCTTCTCTTAAATCTATGGCATATTCGGAATATCCGTAAACCTGAATCTCTGCTTTTTGCGCCCGCAGCACAGCCTCTTTTTCAGTGAGTCCGTTCACAAATTCCACAGTAAGATGCAGACCTGCATGTTCACCCGTAAAGGTACAGATATCCCCCATCTCCCGCAGTGCCCGTACCATGCAGTCATGCTTTCCCTTGTACACAGCCCGCATACGGTTTAAATGCCGCTCATAATATCCTTCTTTCAAAAACAGCTCCAGAATTTTCTGGTCTGTCCTTGACACAGTAACAGCAAAAGGACTCTTTCTGTCAGCATAGATCTTTGCCAGAGAATCCGGCAATACCATATAACTGACACGGATTGCAGGTGCAAGAGATTTTGAAAAAGTTCCCATATAAATTACCCTTCCGTTTGCATCAAAGCCCTGGAGGGCAGGTATGGGCTGCCCACGGTAACGAAATTCACTGTCATAATCATCTTCAATAATATACCGCCCTTCTGTTTCCCTGGCCCATTCAAGAAGTGCCATGCGGCGTTTCAAGGGCATTACTGTGCCTGCCGGAAACTGATGGGAGGGCATCACATAAGCGATTTCGGCCCCGGATTTTTTCAGTGAGGCAATGCTCATGCCGCTACTATCCTGAGAAACAGCCTTTACCTCATATCCAATATGAAGAAAATCATAGTAAGCATTCAGATAGGTATGGCTTTCCATTGCCACCACCTTCTCTTTTCCCAGAATTGTACCAAGCAGCATAAGAAGGTAATCATTTCCCGCTCCAA
This region includes:
- a CDS encoding aldehyde dehydrogenase, which translates into the protein MEMAYLVQKQRAFFQKGVTKSLTFRKKSLERLEKGIYSYEKKIHQALLADLGKSEFESYMTEVGMTLSELSYVKKKVSDWAKPCPVFTPLAQFPAKSFEVTEPYGVVLIMSPWNYPFMLCMEPLIGAIAAGNCCVVKPSAYAPHTSAVLKELLSFLFPPEFVAVVEGGREENSLLLEQRFDYIFFTGGKAVGRLVLEKAAVHLTPVTLELGGKSPCIVDETADLKMAAKRLVFGKYLNSGQTCVAPDYLLVQETVKEPFLKYVKAWIHQMLGENPLDNPDYPRMINKKHYDRVLDLLQGEKIAEGGYGREESLQIAPTILEKVSSDAPVMQEEIFGPVLPVLTYASIEEAEDFISSREKPLALYLFTTNKATEQRILKNLSFGGGCINDTIIHLATPYMGFGGVGASGMGSYHGKKSFDTFSHRKSIVKKGNYLDLPVRYQPYTKVKKQFLRMFLK
- a CDS encoding glyoxalase; translation: MNEYSEECILTFLRNQEQLFTEPVAETEEEAEAFLEDCMAVVVDSLKEVREYFEENGMDVEDMSMEELEDASEVFPLPNGQYLIVEG
- a CDS encoding HAD family hydrolase, translating into MIKLIASDLDGTLLQNGARTLSDTVIEQIKQLKKMGILFVAASGRQYTNLRRLFEPVCDEIAYVCENGAMVVYKGKILHKDVFERELAEEILHSILKKERAELVVSGEKTVYLQPKTEDFRKYMIDFVKNNTTILPDIFQVPEDMIKISVYEENSAEFIAPFWKKAFGDRATVVTSGLSWLDMMPMSADKGNGIRVLKRHLLITEEECAAFGDNFNDLEMLQEVAYGFAVGSAKKEVRQTAGRTAQTVEAVLEKIIEQGGNWYE
- a CDS encoding HAD family hydrolase → MYKACIFDLDGTIADTVESIAYVGNKTLRHFHLEELPVESYNFYAGDGADELVRRMLQAVPGGAQADYEAVRVLYRKWFGENPFYHVKPFDGILELLDGLKEQGIKIAVFSNKPHEAAVEVVERIFGKDRFHKVQGQTANIPRKPSPVGALAIAEEFQISPKECIYCGDTNTDMDTGKAAGMFTIGVTWGFRPRKELEEHHADKIVDRPGEILDFAKGKEKER
- a CDS encoding Maf family protein, whose product is MKEIILASASPRRRELLSQAGIPFLVKPSQAEEHITATDPGEAVEELSLLKCRDIYMKTKGDVLVIGADTVVAAEGEILGKPSGKEEAVQMLRMLQGKEHQVYTGVTLMEREGKTERVHTFYEKTQVCFYTMTEEEIRAYVETGESMDKAGAYGIQGRFAIFIKEIHGDYNNVVGLPLARLYQECKKLGIEIKEW
- a CDS encoding DUF3793 family protein — protein: MEELKETLQKWQQVFREKGLDLMVMRFHEKRALLYVYRKSRLIQDLSCRETREILEAEGYVYEQYLQALVCLKERLLSGEKFPHEIGLFLGYPREDVKGFMENKGRNCKCCGCWKVYCNECEAKETFRKFKKCEQVYAQLYSGGRPVKKMIVAA
- a CDS encoding DUF2325 domain-containing protein, which encodes MSIVIIIGGNERMVTRYENLCENYGCKAKVFVKEHGSIKKKMGCPDLLLMFTNTVSHKMVMNASQEAKRNKIPIVRIHRASTAALQSVLEDIKGGVIHA
- a CDS encoding ABC transporter ATP-binding protein, which produces MAQLEVSHVTKTFEDKRVLENVSLHLGDKELVALLGVSGGGKTTLFNVISGILKPDSGQVLLDGEDITGRPGQVSYMLQKDLLLPYRTIEDNVALPLIIRGEKKKQARKLVQPYFQEFGLEGTQKKYPVQLSGGMRQRAALLRTYMFSRKIALLDEPFSALDTLTKSAMHKWYLQVMEQIHLSTIFITHDIDEAILLADRIYLLTGNPGRITEELVIKEPKPRSEDFNLTQEFLKYKRYILKKIEENK
- a CDS encoding ABC transporter permease, coding for MKEKLRNTTSKFWTVSAVTVLLILWQAVSMAGLIPDFMLPSPIDVVKAFAGDFRLLMEHARVTLLEAALGLFCGISVGFLMAVIMERFDKVYKAFYPLIVLTQTIPTVAIAPLLVLWFGYEMLPKVILIVVVTFFPITVGLLDGFRSADKDMINLMRSMGAGEFQIFRYIKLPGARSHFFASLRISVSYSVVGAVISEWLGGFSGLGVYMTRVKKAFAYDKMFAVIFLISIISLLLMKLVEFLQRKSMPWEHVK
- a CDS encoding thiamine-binding protein, yielding MNASVAIQTLPEAKDDEELIRIVDEVIAYIKSTGNNYYVGPFETTIEGDYDELMDIVKECQHIAVKAGAPSVAAYIKVSYKPEGDVLSIERKVTKHHQ
- the pdxR gene encoding MocR-like pyridoxine biosynthesis transcription factor PdxR gives rise to the protein MNELLIPLDLKSKLPIYQQICAYIKNAVQQKDLKPGERLPSSRALARCLSVSRSTVDLAYGQLVSEGYMESVPCKGYYICEIESLYVSGKENTAPACGKEEKLCRDTGVKTCRWDFALNGISVGSFPHNIWKKLTRQVLSEKEDALFQPGNPWGEYGFRCAIAEYLYQARGMHCRPEQILIGAGNDYLLMLLGTILGKEKVVAMESHTYLNAYYDFLHIGYEVKAVSQDSSGMSIASLKKSGAEIAYVMPSHQFPAGTVMPLKRRMALLEWARETEGRYIIEDDYDSEFRYRGQPIPALQGFDANGRVIYMGTFSKSLAPAIRVSYMVLPDSLAKIYADRKSPFAVTVSRTDQKILELFLKEGYYERHLNRMRAVYKGKHDCMVRALREMGDICTFTGEHAGLHLTVEFVNGLTEKEAVLRAQKAEIQVYGYSEYAIDLREETRNPGAKVLLGYACLTEEEITEAMQKLKKIWSCEETEDRRKEVDRKP